Below is a window of Streptomyces sp. NBC_00223 DNA.
GGATGATGCGGGCCGTGCACCCGCTCCGCGTCGTACAGCAACCGGGTCAGCACCTCACGGGCGCGCGGACGGTCGCCGACGGACAGCAGGAGGTGGCCCATCCGGCGCCGGATGTCGAGCGGGGGCGCGGGATCGGTGGCGGCGTACTGCTCGAAGTACGGCAGCAGCACCCGGTATTCGCTCAGCGCGGCGGCGGTGTCGCCGAGCTGTTCCAGACACTGCGCGGCCTCGTAGCGGAACTGCAGCGCCTGGCGGTCCGCCCCGCCGTACTGGGACGCGAACTGCTCCGACAGCCGCCGCAGTTCGGGCAGCGCCCGCCGGTACTGGCCGTCCTCCATCAAGGTCGCCGCGTACTGCTTGCGCAGGGCCCGCAGCACCGGGGAGTGCTCACCGTGCTTCTCGGCCGCGGCCGGGAGGATGCCACCGAGCATGTCGACGGCCCGGGTGATCCGCCCGGCGTCCAGCAGCCGCTTGACCTCGTCGACGGCCGTGGCCAGGTCGGCGCCCGCGGGCGCGGCGGCCGGGGCGGGTCCGGGGCCGGCGGCCGGCGGCTGGGCGACCCGGTCGGGCCAGGGCGCGTGCGGGCGAAGAAACGGCCGGGTGGGGTCCATCGGGCCGAGCCGGCCGTGCTGGGCGGCGGCTCCGGGGACGGGCAGCAGCGCCGCCAACTCCCGGTAGACGTCCTGGGCGTCGGCCGGCCGGTGCTGCGGGTCCTTGGCGAGCAGCCGCAGCACCAGGGACTCCAGCGGCTCCGGCACCTCGGGGCGCACCTGCCGCAAGCGCACCGGCGCCTCGTACAGGTGGCGGTGCAGCACGCCGAGCGCGGTGGTGCCGGCGAACGGCACATGGCCGCTGAGCAGTTCGTGCAGCAGCACCCCGAGCGCGTACAGGTCCGTGCGCGGTCCGACGGCGCCGCCCATGGCCTGCTCCGGCGCCATGTACGCGGGGCTGCCGATCGGTGAACCGGTGTGCGTGAGCCGGGTGGTGTCGGTGTCCATCACGGACGCGACGCCCAGGTCGAGCACGGTGACCGTACCGTCCGGCTTGATCATCACATTGCGCGGCTTGAGGTCGCGGTGGACGATCGGCACGGCGTGGACGGCGGACAGCACGGCGCACAACTGGGCCGCCACGGCGACCGCCCACGGCCACGGGTAGGGGTCGTGCTCGGCGAGATGGTCACCGAGGTCGGCACCGTCGACGTACTGCATCACCAGATACAGCTCGTCGCCGTCCCCGCCCGCGTCGTGGACAGTGACCAGGCCGGGGTGGTCGACCTGGGCGGTGACCCGGCACTCGCGGTCGAACCGCCGGCGCAGCTCCGTGACGTCCTCGCCGCCCGCGACCTTGTCGGGCCGCAGCAGCTTCACGGCGACCCTGCGGTCGAGCCGCCGGTCGTACGCGGTCCATACCTGACCCATGCCGCCCTGGCCGATGATGGTGGCCAGCTCGTACCGCCCGGCGATGAGCCGACCGATCACCTGCCCTCCTCCTTGCGGAGGAAGTCACTCAACTCGTCCAGCTCAGCCCGGACCTGATGGATCCTCGGCCCTGCGGGAGGCGTGGGCGCGGCCGACGGCACAGGCGGTGCGGCCTGCGGGGGCCGGGGCTGCTGCCCGTAGCCGTAGGGCGGCCGCCCGGGGACACCGGGCGCGCCGGTTATCCGCCCGGGCACCTGGCCCGGCATGACGCCGGAGGCATAGGGGTTCGGCTGCATCGGCGGGACGGGCGGTACCGCCCGCGCCCTGCGGGCGGCGGTGTCGGCCCAGAGGAAGTCCATGATCAGGAAGTACACCGGCGTGGCGCACATGCACACCAGCACACAGCCGGCCCCGAGGTTGCTCTGCCAACTGCTCTCGTCGTCCGCGCTGCCCGCCAGGACGAACCCGCCGACCCCGACCGCGCCGACGATCACCGTCAGGGCCCAGTCCAGGGTGCGCTTGCGCAGCAGGGCCACCCGCAGCATCGATCCCCAGGCGCCGACCGCGAGAGTGACCACGGGCAGAACGGCGAAGAGCACACGCAGCCCGATGACCGTCCCACTGCTGGTGGGAGGGGGCGGCGGCGGAGCGGTGCCGTGGCCGTACATCGTGTGCTCCTGGTCGTCGATGCGAATGGCGTGCGGAGGCTTACCCGGTACGGGCGTTGCCGTGATGCGGATCTGCTCTTCTGATGTGTCTTCCGATACGGCAGACGGTCGGGCGACCGCGCTGAACGGACCCCCACGCCGACCGGTCGGCGGGTACAGAGCGAGCGTATCGGCCGAGGCGGACAGCCGTCGCCCGCTCCGGCAGGTCCTGTGGATAACTATTCGGGACGTACCGTGCCGTCGGTCAGGCCGTCGTGCAGCCCCTGGACAAGCTGCTCGCCGAGCTGGGACGCCTGGCGCAGCGCCTCCTCGAACCCGGCGAGGGTACGGAAGCGGGCCCCGTAGCGACGCTGGTCGGCCAGGGGCAGACGTGGGACCTGGAGCCGTCGGACGTCGAGCCGGGTGGCGGTGGAGGCATAGCTGCTGGCCTGCCGGTTGTTGGCGGTGCCGCGCAGAAAGCCGGCCAGGAACCACGGGTCGAGTGCGGCGGTGTCCGGACGCAGCAGATACAGATTGCGCCCGAGCGCCGCGCCCGCCTGCGCC
It encodes the following:
- a CDS encoding serine/threonine-protein kinase, which codes for MIGRLIAGRYELATIIGQGGMGQVWTAYDRRLDRRVAVKLLRPDKVAGGEDVTELRRRFDRECRVTAQVDHPGLVTVHDAGGDGDELYLVMQYVDGADLGDHLAEHDPYPWPWAVAVAAQLCAVLSAVHAVPIVHRDLKPRNVMIKPDGTVTVLDLGVASVMDTDTTRLTHTGSPIGSPAYMAPEQAMGGAVGPRTDLYALGVLLHELLSGHVPFAGTTALGVLHRHLYEAPVRLRQVRPEVPEPLESLVLRLLAKDPQHRPADAQDVYRELAALLPVPGAAAQHGRLGPMDPTRPFLRPHAPWPDRVAQPPAAGPGPAPAAAPAGADLATAVDEVKRLLDAGRITRAVDMLGGILPAAAEKHGEHSPVLRALRKQYAATLMEDGQYRRALPELRRLSEQFASQYGGADRQALQFRYEAAQCLEQLGDTAAALSEYRVLLPYFEQYAATDPAPPLDIRRRMGHLLLSVGDRPRAREVLTRLLYDAERVHGPHHPFPVEIRRTLAWLGQVQA